From Malaciobacter mytili LMG 24559:
TAAAAAATAAAAACTAATAGAAGACTACTCTTCTATTAGAAGGATAAATTAATGCAATTAGAAGAAATAAAAAGAAAAACCAATCCTTTTAAATTAAGTAATACAATAATAATTCTTGTAATAGTTATTATTTTTTTAAATAGTTGGAGTTCAACCAATATGGATATAGCTTCATTACTTGATGGTTGGAAATATATGAATGAATATATTAAAGGCAATGAAAATATAGAAAATAGTGGGTTTTTCCCACCAAATACAGATTTTGATGATATAAAAACATATGCTTTATCTATGTTAGAAACAATACAAATGGCAGTTGTTGCACTTGTTTTATCAATAATACTTGCAGTGCCATTATCATATATGAGTTCTAGAAATATCTTAAATATATTAATTCCTGGAAACTCTATTTTTCACCTAGCATTAAAAAAGAGTATTTATGCTTTTGCAACATTAATTGCAAATATATTTAGATCAATAAATGAAATAGTTTGGGCTTTAATTTTTGTAAGTGCAGTGGGACTTGGTCCAATGGCAGGTATTTTAGCCTTAGGAGTACATACAGCTGGAGTTTTAAGTAAGCTTTTAAGTGAAGGCAATGAATCAATAGATCCAGGTCCTGTTGAAGCTTTAACAACAACAGGGGCTAGTTTTTTCAAGGTTTTAGTATATGCCGTTATTCCTCAAACTATGCCACATTTTATCTCTATGGTTTTATATAGATTTGAAAGTGATGTAAGAAGTGCTTCAATTTTAGGTTTTGTGGGTGCTGGTGGAATAGGGTTTTATTTATTTGACAAGATTAGAGCCTTTGAAAATGGTGATGTATGTACGATTATTATAATTATAGTTATATCAGTTTGGATATTTGACAAAATTAGTGCCAAGATTAGAGAAAGGTTTATTTAATGAAAAGAGAAGATATAAATTATTTTGCACAAAAAGCAACTTTTGAAGAAGTGGAAAAGTTATATAAAAAAATAGATACAAATTATAATATAAAGCAATTAACTGCTCCAACTCAACAAACACTATTAGTTCCTGTAATAGATCCAGTATCTAATAAACAGTTTTATAGTGGAGAGGTTTTAGTTACTTCAACTATAGTTCAACTTGAAGATGAAAAAGGTTGGTCTATGGTTATGGATGATTATTCGCAACTTTCTTTATATATAGCTGTTTTAGATGCAGCTTTTGCTAAAAATATATATAAAGATGAAATTGAAAAACTAATTAATAATACAAAAATTAGTTTAGAAAATCAACAAAAAATTTTAAATAAAAAAGTTAATTCAACAAAAGTTAGCTTTGATTTATTATAAAAGAAGTAAAGATGAAAAATATTGATATTGAAAAATTAAATAGAGATAATTTTAAAGCCTTAATGAATGCTTTAAGTCTTCCTGGAACAATAAATAAAATTGAACCATTATTTCAATCAGGTCTTTTAGCAATTGCAAATACTTTATTATACTCTCAAACTTCATTTTATTATAACGGGTTAGAAGAGTTTACTTTAATAGAAGCCATTACAAATTCAAAAAGTGAAAATAAAAATAATTGTGATTATTTATTTGCAGATAATATTTGTAAAACTTTATTGGAAAATTCAAAAATAGGAACCGTAAAAGATCCAGAATTCTCAACTACGCATATTTTTAAATGTAAAGATTTTAAAGGTTTAAATGTAAGATTAAGTGGACCTGGAATAGATGGAACTAAAGAGGTTTCTTTACCTATTGATAGGGAATTTTTAGAGGTTTTTAAAAAGAAAAATTCATTTTTCCCTTTAGGTAATGAGATATTTTTTCTAAGTGATAACCTAGAGATTTTAGCACTTAGTAGAACAACAAAAATAGAGGTGGTATAAATGGCATATTATGCAATTAAAGGTGGTGAAGATGCTATTAGAAACTCACTGCATTTTTATAAAGATAAAATAGAAAATTCAAATAACTTAGAAGAAGAAAAAATTATAAACTCTTTAGGTTTTGCTATTGATAAAATCTTAAGCGAGGGTTCACTTTATAGTAAAAAGTTAGCTTCTCAAGCTATAAAAAGAAGTGCAGGGGATTTATTAAATGCTGCATTTTTTCTAAGAGCCCATAGAAGTTCTTGTCAAAGAATAGGTATATGTAAACCTTTAGATGTAAATAATATGAAAATAAAAAGAAGAATTAGTTCAAGTTTTAAAGATATTGAAGGTGGTCAAATCTTAGGAGCTTCAAATGATTATGAAATAAAACTTTTAATTGAACAAGAGTCATTAGAGTATAACTATGAAAATTATAGTGATAAAACAAATATTATAAAAAGTGCCTTAACTCCTTTAAGAGAGGATGGCTTAGTAAAAGTATTAAAAGAAGAAGAGGAACCTTGGGATATTACAAGAAGTTTCCCCCTTGCTCCTTATCCTAGAAGTGCTTTAATGCAAATGATGAGTAGAGGCGAGAGTGGTTCTATGTTAGGGTTTGCTTATACTTCTATGAGAGGGTATGGAGATGTACATCCTACTATTGGAGATTTAAGAGTTGGTAGTTTAGATATAAATTTTACACATCCTTTTTCTAATAAGGAAGTAAAAATAGGTGAGATAGAAGCAACTTCTGTTGAATGTGTAGGAACTTTTAATAAAGATGAAGATGATGAAGTTAAACTAACTACAGGTTTTGGATTTTGTTTTGGAGAAAATGAAACTAAAGCTATTTCTATGTCAATTCTAGATTTAACTTTATATAACAATACATATAGTGTAGGAACTGAAAATATAATTGCAAGTGATTTTGAAATGATTATGCAACATATTGATGGAATTGAATCTTTTGGTTTTGCAAACCATTATAAATTGCCTCATTATGTAACTTTCCAAACAGATTTCCAAATATTTAAAAGTGCAAAGAAATATGCACAAGAAGAAAAGGAATAAAAATGAGATATGCATTTTTAGATGAAGAAGCAAAAAAAGAGATTAGAAGATCTATTTTAAAAGCAATTGCAATTCCTGGATATATTGTATCTTTTGCTTCAAGAGAGATGCCTGTAGCAAGAGGTTGGGGTACGGGTGGTTTGCAAGTAACCTTAGCAATTATAAATGAAAGTGATACTTTAAAAGTAATTGATCAAGGTTGTGATGGAAGTGTAAATGCTGTAAATATTAGAAATTTTATTCATTCAGTTACAAATGTGAAAACAACAACAAGTACTAAAGAGGCTTCTATTATTCAAACAAGACATAGGGTTCCTGAAATTGAGTTAAAAGAAGGACAAACTTTAGTATATCAAGTGCCTATGCCTGATATTTTAGAAACCGTAGAGCCAAATACTGCAAAGGCAAAATTAATGCACGCAAATGCAAATTATTCAAAATTATGGGTTTTACTATATGAAGATACTTCAATGTTTGGAGATAGTAGAATCTCAAATAGATACCCAGTATTAGTAAATAATAGATATGCAATGGATCCAAGTCCTATTCCTAAATATGATACTTTAAAATTAAATAATTGTAAGGCTTTACAACTATTTGGTGCAGGAAGAGAAAAAAAGATTTATGCTATTCCTCCTTATACAAAAGTAGAACCTTTAAAGTTTGAAGATAAAGAGTTTAAAGTTGAAAGTTTTCAAGGACATTTTTGTAATAGATGTGGAAGTAAAAATAGCTTTTTAGATGAAGTTTATTTAGATGATGGAAGAGTAAAGTATTTTTGTAATGATACAGATTATTGTGATATGAATTTACAAGGTAAATTATGATTTTAGATATTAAAAACTTAAATAGAATTTTTGGAAAAGGGTGCAAGTTTTGTTTAGAAGAAACAGGAGCTTTATATAATAGTTCAATTTGTCCTAAATGTAAAAGTGTAGTTGGTGTAAATAAGGTTAATCTTTCTTTAAATAAGGGAGAAGTTTTAGGAATTGTTGGAGAAAGTGGTAGTGGTAAATCAACTTTACTTCAATTAATCTATCAAGACCAAAAGGCTAGTAGTGGAGAGATTTTTATAAAAGAGTTTAGAAATGAAAATGGTGAAAAAAAGAATATTTTAGAGGCTAATTTAAATGAGTTGTCATATTTAAAAAACTCTTTAATGTCTATGATATATCAAAACCCAAGATTAGGATTGAATTATAATTTTTCTGCTGGGGGTAATATTGCACAAAAAATAATTGGTAGTGGAAATAAAAATTATGAACAAATTAGAAAAAGAGCCTTATACTTTTTAGATAAAACTGAAATTCCAACAAGTAGAATAGATGATTATCCTGAGAGGTTTTCAGGAGGACAACAACAAAGAATTCAAATTTCTAAAGCTTTATCAAGCAATCCTAAGATTTTATTATTAGATGAACCAACAACAGGACTTGATTTATCTGTTCAAGCAAAAATACTTGATTTAATAAAAGAGTTGCAACATGAAATTGGTTTTTCAATGATTATTGTATCACATGACTTGGGTGTAATAAAACATTTAACAGATATAACAGTTGTTATGAAAAATGGACAAATAGTTGAAAGAGGATTAACAGACCAAATCCTTGAAGACCCACAACATCCCTATACTCAACTATTAGTATCTTCAATACTATAAAAGGAGAGATTTATACTATGAGATTAGAAGTTAAAAATTTAGATAAAACCTTTAAAATATATACAAGAGGTTCAATAGAAGTAAAAGGGTTTAATAATATTAATTTTAAGTTAAAAAAAGGGGAGTTTTTATCTTTGCATGGACCAAGTGGAGCAGGAAAGTCTTCTATTCTTAAAACTTTATATAGAACATATACAACAACAAGTGGAAATATCAACTATTATAAAGATGATGGAACAGTTATTGATATAGCAAAAGTAGATGAAAGTGAAATTTTAAAACTAAGAAAAGAAGAAGTAGGGTATGTTTCTCAATTTTTACAAATACTTCCAAGGGTTAGTGCAGTTGATGTGGTAAGCCAACAATTGATTTTAAAAGGAGAGAGTCAAGAAATATCAAGACAAAAAGCAAAAGAGATGTTAGATTATCTTTCTATTAGAGAGGAGTTATTTGACCTTTCTCCTTTAACTTTTAGTGGAGGAGAACAACAAAGAGTAAATATTGCAAAAGGAATAATTGCTCCAAAGTCTTTATTACTTTTAGATGAACCAACTGCTTCTTTAGATAAAAAAAACACTATAAGAGTTATCGAGAAGTTAAAACAATTAAAACAAAAAGGCGTGGCAATGGTTGGTATTTTTCATGATTTAGAAGCTATGGAAATGATAACAGATAAAATTTATGAATTAAAAAGAGTATAAAATGCAAACAATTTTAAGAAGTTCAAAGGTTTTAAT
This genomic window contains:
- the phnL gene encoding phosphonate C-P lyase system protein PhnL, coding for MRLEVKNLDKTFKIYTRGSIEVKGFNNINFKLKKGEFLSLHGPSGAGKSSILKTLYRTYTTTSGNINYYKDDGTVIDIAKVDESEILKLRKEEVGYVSQFLQILPRVSAVDVVSQQLILKGESQEISRQKAKEMLDYLSIREELFDLSPLTFSGGEQQRVNIAKGIIAPKSLLLLDEPTASLDKKNTIRVIEKLKQLKQKGVAMVGIFHDLEAMEMITDKIYELKRV
- the phnE gene encoding phosphonate ABC transporter, permease protein PhnE, with amino-acid sequence MQLEEIKRKTNPFKLSNTIIILVIVIIFLNSWSSTNMDIASLLDGWKYMNEYIKGNENIENSGFFPPNTDFDDIKTYALSMLETIQMAVVALVLSIILAVPLSYMSSRNILNILIPGNSIFHLALKKSIYAFATLIANIFRSINEIVWALIFVSAVGLGPMAGILALGVHTAGVLSKLLSEGNESIDPGPVEALTTTGASFFKVLVYAVIPQTMPHFISMVLYRFESDVRSASILGFVGAGGIGFYLFDKIRAFENGDVCTIIIIIVISVWIFDKISAKIRERFI
- a CDS encoding ATP-binding cassette domain-containing protein; amino-acid sequence: MILDIKNLNRIFGKGCKFCLEETGALYNSSICPKCKSVVGVNKVNLSLNKGEVLGIVGESGSGKSTLLQLIYQDQKASSGEIFIKEFRNENGEKKNILEANLNELSYLKNSLMSMIYQNPRLGLNYNFSAGGNIAQKIIGSGNKNYEQIRKRALYFLDKTEIPTSRIDDYPERFSGGQQQRIQISKALSSNPKILLLDEPTTGLDLSVQAKILDLIKELQHEIGFSMIIVSHDLGVIKHLTDITVVMKNGQIVERGLTDQILEDPQHPYTQLLVSSIL
- a CDS encoding phosphonate C-P lyase system protein PhnG, giving the protein MKREDINYFAQKATFEEVEKLYKKIDTNYNIKQLTAPTQQTLLVPVIDPVSNKQFYSGEVLVTSTIVQLEDEKGWSMVMDDYSQLSLYIAVLDAAFAKNIYKDEIEKLINNTKISLENQQKILNKKVNSTKVSFDLL
- a CDS encoding carbon-phosphorus lyase complex subunit PhnI, producing MAYYAIKGGEDAIRNSLHFYKDKIENSNNLEEEKIINSLGFAIDKILSEGSLYSKKLASQAIKRSAGDLLNAAFFLRAHRSSCQRIGICKPLDVNNMKIKRRISSSFKDIEGGQILGASNDYEIKLLIEQESLEYNYENYSDKTNIIKSALTPLREDGLVKVLKEEEEPWDITRSFPLAPYPRSALMQMMSRGESGSMLGFAYTSMRGYGDVHPTIGDLRVGSLDINFTHPFSNKEVKIGEIEATSVECVGTFNKDEDDEVKLTTGFGFCFGENETKAISMSILDLTLYNNTYSVGTENIIASDFEMIMQHIDGIESFGFANHYKLPHYVTFQTDFQIFKSAKKYAQEEKE
- a CDS encoding phosphonate C-P lyase system protein PhnH, which gives rise to MKNIDIEKLNRDNFKALMNALSLPGTINKIEPLFQSGLLAIANTLLYSQTSFYYNGLEEFTLIEAITNSKSENKNNCDYLFADNICKTLLENSKIGTVKDPEFSTTHIFKCKDFKGLNVRLSGPGIDGTKEVSLPIDREFLEVFKKKNSFFPLGNEIFFLSDNLEILALSRTTKIEVV
- a CDS encoding alpha-D-ribose 1-methylphosphonate 5-phosphate C-P-lyase PhnJ; this translates as MRYAFLDEEAKKEIRRSILKAIAIPGYIVSFASREMPVARGWGTGGLQVTLAIINESDTLKVIDQGCDGSVNAVNIRNFIHSVTNVKTTTSTKEASIIQTRHRVPEIELKEGQTLVYQVPMPDILETVEPNTAKAKLMHANANYSKLWVLLYEDTSMFGDSRISNRYPVLVNNRYAMDPSPIPKYDTLKLNNCKALQLFGAGREKKIYAIPPYTKVEPLKFEDKEFKVESFQGHFCNRCGSKNSFLDEVYLDDGRVKYFCNDTDYCDMNLQGKL